TGCATAGATGCTCACAGTCCTTTCTGTGTAGATCAGTTTGTTGGGTTTTCTGTTGGGGTAGGTAGAGACTAATTTCTTCTTGTCAATCTCTCCTGCCAACATGGTGTCCCAGTTAAGCTCAACATGAGCAGGGATAGGAAGAAAGCGTTACTTGTAATCCGTCTGTTGGGTTTAGTACAATGGTTGGTAGAAGAGTACTAACTAGAAAACATGTGTCATAcctctggaaaaagaaaacaatacagaAGTTCAATTTCTAGCGTGTACTTTTTTTGAGTAAAAATAAGAACCTGGAATGACTTTAATGTAGCCCAttaaaggatgtgctacacaattccagatctaaatctaagacctgataccatcaaattaataggGGATAACATTGGGGAatctctgcaagacattggcatagcaaAGAGTCCTTGGAAAAGactctagaagcacaggcaatagaagacaaatgggattacatcaagctaagaagcttctgcactgcgaaGGAAACCCtcacaaagtgaagaggcaactgacagaatgggagaaaagatctgcaaactatgcaactgataaaggattaatacctagAATCTATGAGTTCagtaaactcaacaacaacaaaataaacaatgcagttaagaaatgggcaaaggacttgaacaggtatttttcaaaagatgaaactcaaatggccatcagacacataaaaaaaatgctcaggatcactagccatcagggaaatgcaaatcaaaactacagtgaggttttacctcaccccaattagaatggctctcatacggaaataaaaaaaaaaaacaaaacaataaatgctggtgaagatgtaggGGGAAAGGTACTCTAATTCACTGTTGGttagaatgtaaactagtacagccattgtgaaagacaATAAAAATGATTACTCAGAGATctgaaatagatctaccatatgacccagtcatcccactcctgggaatttacccaaaggaaatgaaatcagcatatgaaagagttatttgtaccccatgtttgctgcagctcaattcacaataactaaggtatggaatcaacctggaTGTCCATTAatcgatgactggataaagaaaatgtggtacatatacattatggaatactgcccagctgtaaaaaagaatgaaatcatggcttttgcaacaaaatgaatgcaactggaaatcattatacttagtgaaataagccagtcctaaaaagacaaatatatgttttccctgatctgtgacaactaagagtaaagaaaatgtaatgtacaggagcgaattgtcattttgagatttgattagtgcttacagcccttgtctctactgttgaggaacagtgtttttttcttcttatggtttgttaaactttttacttAGAggaaggttaagcttatgattattaaataagcggaaagtatgtcattgtaaaaattaaaagaaagaataagaaaaaaacaaggaCGGAGTATGGGTGGGACCATggtcaggagggagggcagggtgggaagtatcactatgctcctaagtctgtatatatgaaatacatgtgggggccggcgctgtgatgcagcgagttaaagccttggcctgaagcaccagcatcccatatggaagccagttctagtcccagctgctccacttctgatccagctctctgctgctgtggcctgggaaagcagtagaagatggtccaggccagcaccatggctcactaggctaatcctccggctggcggcaccgacacaccaggttctagtcccggtcggggcgccggattccgtcccggttgcccctcttccaggccagctctctgctgtggccagggagtgcagtggaggatggcccaagtgcttgggccctgcaccccataggagaccaggagaagtacctggctcctgccatcagatcagcgcggtgtgccggccgcagcgcgccggccgcggcagccattggagggtgaaccaacagcaaaaggaagacctttctctctgtctctctctctctcactgtccactctgcctgtaaaaaaaaaaaaaaaaaaaaaaaaaaagatggtccaagtccttgggcccctgcacccatgtgggagacctggaagaagctctcggctcatggctttggatcggcacagctccagccattgcggccatctggggagtgaaccagcagatggaagacctctctctctatctctacctctctctgtaactcttttaaataaataaaataaatcttaaaaaaagaaatacatgaaatttgttcacattacaccaattttaaaattggaaaaaaagatTTGCTACAGGCTATGTGTATTTCTATATTATTGTgacacttattaaatattttgtatttatacatgaataaataacaagtgtaaataaatgtaaagtgcataaataaaatgtataatttttaacaaCTATTGAACAATATGCCTATGTCATTCTCAAAACAGGAAATATAAGTAACCGATACCTATGAAAATAGGAAGTAAAAACTGAAGCAGCTACACACAATCTTTTTGCCCAGAAATCTAAGGGTACCAAAAGCTACAGTCCTTATAGATGAAAGGTGAGGCTTTTCAACATCAGGAAAGCACACTCTCAAATTCATTACAATGTGATATGTGCATAGACCCTGTGACCCTACTGCTCAGGCTAATGTCTACTGATTAAAAAGCAAGAACACTGAAATTTCTCAGCACAAGGAAGTACTTTAGAATGTTTAGTGCAGTTTTGCACATAACAGCAGAAAGgagaaaagcttaaaaatgtattaCTATTGACTGCTTGAAAAAACTAAAGTTCATCTAAAGACTTTCTTGCAGTCTTACAAAACCATACAAAATTTTATGCTTTGACCTATGAAGATGGCTACGATTGATTGGCAAGTGAAAATTGCATGATACAGTCCAGTATgtccatcctgatatcagattttattttaattaaacaagTATAAAAATGTACATTACAGATACACATATATACTGTAAACAGATGCATACAAAACTACTAATAGAATTTTCTAAGATATGTCTTAGGATAAGCAAAAAAGGACACTGGGTTTCACACTATGTTTTTCACTATTTTTCCAAAAGCagtatttaaaaaatgcagcTTGCAAAGAACATACAGTGAGGTCAAGTGCATACATGTACATCTCAATGAGGaaagccttgcaacctttgctaATGCCCCAAAACAAGGAGCTGGCACAAGATCATTTGTTAAACTAGAAACAATGACAGTTAATCACAAATCACAGTTGAACaggagtctttttaaaaatatttccaaaaacatATTATTCTTTGCATGCTAAAGGAGAAAGAACCTACCTTCAACAAAGGTTTCCCCTGCTGGCAGTTGATGCCACCAATGTAGACCATGTTGGGCATCAGAGGTTTGGGATGTTCCAAAACAAAGTCAGTCCGTAACAACCAAATCGATGTGTGGCTGAAGAGATCATATAGCGTGACAGGCTTTGGGAGAACTTCAGAAGCAATTTCTAAGACACTTTTGAAAAAATAGGAGCAAAGTAAACGTTCCTGAAAGTAACTGAGATGGTTCCAAATTCTTTCCTTGAAGGTCATTGTATCTGAGAAGCTTAAGAAATTTCTGGGAACATATGAAGGAGGATAGGAGCACTGTGTAGCCTCCTCCAGATAATGGCAAAATACTCCCCTGGTGAACACCACGGAAGGGAGTGAAAAATATTTGGCAACAATTAAGCCACACATATCAAAGGGATCTAGAAACACTGCatcaaaagaattttcttttaagtattCCACTAATTTCTTGTCATTAAACAAACTCCTacaatgtgaaaaaaatatttcaaaaagattgTAGGCTGAACCCTTGCTAAGGGAAAGTATGCTGTCTTCCCGAATTTTCCACTGAGTTTTGGCAAAAGCCATGAACTCACGATCCATATCTTCCAGAGTGTAAGACGTCGCGTAGGTCTTCACTGTACAATTCAGCGACTGTGCCAGTTGCCAACTCACCTCTGGCATGACTACGACCACCTCGTGCCCTCTCTGGATGAGTTTCTCCACGACCAAGCGCATGGTAAACCAGTGGCTCCCATCCATGGGAACCACCAGCAGCTTGCCTGCCTCGCCAACGCCAGACATCAGTAGCAGGCTCgcacagagaggaaggaggccGGTCATAATTGCAGGAGACATTGGGTAACTGCAGCCCTGAGCAACCCAGCTGCTTGGAGTCAAAGCCCAGTACTACAGCAGGCGGAAGAAACACGGGCACAGAACCTGCGCCAGGAAAGGGCGTGTTTTCacattgtcaaaaaaaaaaaaaaatacattcactgCCAATGATTtactcacaataactaagataagAGTAGCATTACTGAGATTATATACTTGGATGCTTTCCAACGAAGATTAGCTTATGATCACTGCCTTGGGGAGAAATCATGACCTATATTGAAACATTAGTTCAGAAAGAGATATTAAGCAACGCTTTTACACTTTAAAGACTGAAGAAATATAGGAAACCTGAATACAATTGTATATGTGGAATTTGTCCaaacagaaaatttttattttgtgttcccATTACCAGAGGTTCTTTGCTCAAGGAGGCAATCGGCATCCCAGGTTCCAAGGACAGCCGGGAAGGCCCACTTCAATAGCCGTGGAGTTTATTCACCAGCATCTTAGCCTGCACAGACACTGCTACTTTCCTTCTTCCACTTCCAGAAGagtttttctttcattaacaAACTCTCTGAGTTCTCTAAAATGCtgaaaaaaacactgaaaacccTTGCTCCATGGACCAACCCAGGGGTTTGGTGACTATCAtctgttttaaattgttttcccCAGATGCGTGACAGGCTGTGGGTGTGACTGGCCCAATGCATGCCACAGCAGTCCACTAAATACTTCTGCCTTTCCTCTTggcttccacatttttttttgacaggcagagttagatagtgtgtgtgagagagagagagagagagagagaggtcttccttctgttggttcaccccccaaatcgcagctacagcaggagccaggtgtttcctcttggtctcccatgcgggtgcagggcccaagaacctgggacatcctccactgccttcctgggccacagcagagagctggactggaagaggagcaaccgggacagaactggcgctgcaacagggactagaacccagagtgccacactgcaggcagaggatcagcctagtgagccacagcgctggcctgcatCTGCATTCTAAGCAGAGGCTTAGTTCTCAGCTGGGGATCACCCCAGTCGGCCTGGTATCCTCTTTTGTGATTCTGGGAATTTGTGTCACACTCTCCCAAGCACTCTCTGATGTCAGAACACTGTATCTTCTTCAGCAGTATACACACTATGCCCTGCACAGAGAATGTCTGTTCCATTGGAATGAATTACACTGTGAAGGCTATTCAGAGACCCTCACAGGTGACCCAGTGGTGTGTGTCAGGTAACATGCCAAGGACTACTGAGTTAGGGATTCTACAGCCAATCTGGGGCATAATCCTTGTTATCAACACTAGATAATTCCTTTTGTTACCAGACAATTGCTGAGTCACCATTTACCTTGGTACCAGGCAATTTTGGACAACTGTGGCtatctggaaaatgaaaataaaaatgaagacagtGACACCAACAAGATGGCAGTTTAAGAAATCTCAGACTCCACTCCCCTCATAGAAAGTTCAAACAGCAGCTATCCTCAAAATAtgccatcttttaaaataaacaaatgggattacctcaaattgaagagtttctttacagcaaaggaaacagtcaggaaagtgaagagtcaaccaacagaatgggagacgttattcgcaaaccacacaacagataaaggattaacaactagaatctataaaatgatcaagaaacaccacagaatcaaaacaaacaacccaataaaaagatgggccaaggaccttaacagacatttttctttttctttttctttttaacttttatttaatgaatataaatttccaaagtacagcttatagagtacaatggattcccccccataacatccctcccacccacaaccctcccctttcccactccctctccccttccattcacatcaagattcattttcgattctctttatatacagaagatcagtttagcatacattaagtaaagattttcaaaagaggaaatccaaatggccaacagacacatgaaaaaatgctcaggatccctagccatcagggaaatgcagatcaaaaccacaatgagattccacttCACTCCGGTCAGactggcttacatacagaaatcaaccaacaacagatgctggtgaggatgtgggggaaaagggacactaatccactgttggtgggaatgcaaactagtaaagccgctatggaagacagtttggagagtcctcagaaacctgaatgtagcacTACCACagatccaaccatcccactccttggaatatacccaaatggaattaaaggggagaaaaaagccatttgcacctcaatatttgttgcagctcaattcacaatagctaagacatggaagcaacctaaatgtccatcaatggatgactggataaagaaactatgggatatgtactctatggaacactatacagcagtaaaaaaaaaaaaaaacaaaaaaaaacaaaaaaaaaacaatgaaatccaggcatttacaacaaagtggaggaagctggaaaacatcatgctgagtgaaataagccagtccaaaagggacaaatatcacatgttctccctgatcagtggcaactaaacgagcacctaaaatgatacccattgaagtgaaatggacactatgagagacaattacatgatcagcccttgtctagactgttgaggaacaagttactattttattccttttagtattgttgttgttgcttggtttgtcctacttaataccactggttgaactctgtaatcaatacacaatcaatcttaggcatttaaaaattaacagaaaagtgggggaagatggtggaatagggagagagCACACTGAAGGTccgggaagggaaggttcaaagaggggtgagagttTGTAGTTTTGGGGAACGAGAAGCTCTTCCCAAAAttggggagacagggtggacccgCGAGGAGAACGCAGATGCCTGAGgtgcaggacaccagcaggagtgtgtacgcaccagcgctggaagccgaggtgagacggggCGCTCGCCCAGCACCACGGCAacagctgccgccgcccctcccccaactctccctgggacggacactgagacacacacgactgagtggggtaggaaatagaaaatggaacagagtgagtggcgcctgCAGAAAGAGTGCGCGACTCAggggtactaattgagagactgagtaagccagtatctcttggcgcctcctcagagctgcagcaggcgggaagcagccattttgtctgtttacatttgggcttaaaggagaactgtctttgcctcgACACTCACCTTCGGAGGCGGAACCCAAAGGTGGAGCAGAGCAACAGGACACTTCTTGCGCAGGGATGGGcatcgagggagggcagctcaaagccctgacgcccatctactcaagttacaagaaaaaaaaaatttgaataacGCCTGCGGGAAAAGGGCAGGATCCAGAACTGAGGGATCAACAGGAGCCGCCCAACCCATaatcagagctgcagcgggcagagagcagccatcctgtctgtctACGttcgggctgtgtagagcagcctgcttacactggatattggtacagactcacagcagcctatagcagagggaaatcaacctgaaaaaccacccagacggaatgccaaaaaacaaaacaaaaacccacaataagaatatagaagaacatataaacttgcgaatggagcaggctaaaccaaccataacagaggctgaagaagaagaagttgaaaccatgccagaaaaagaattcagaaaattaataatcagaatacttagaaataatgagaaacagtgtcaagagctgaatgaaaaacaagcccaaggattagagatcctaaagagaagccagaatgaaatactagaactgaaaaactcaattgaccatataaaaaacaccgtggaatccctcagatcgaacagatgaaatagaagaccaaat
Above is a window of Oryctolagus cuniculus chromosome 3, mOryCun1.1, whole genome shotgun sequence DNA encoding:
- the LOC127486452 gene encoding UDP-glucuronosyltransferase 1A10-like, with protein sequence MSPAIMTGLLPLCASLLLMSGVGEAGKLLVVPMDGSHWFTMRLVVEKLIQRGHEVVVVMPEVSWQLAQSLNCTVKTYATSYTLEDMDREFMAFAKTQWKIREDSILSLSKGSAYNLFEIFFSHCRSLFNDKKLVEYLKENSFDAVFLDPFDMCGLIVAKYFSLPSVVFTRGVFCHYLEEATQCSYPPSYVPRNFLSFSDTMTFKERIWNHLSYFQERLLCSYFFKSVLEIASEVLPKPVTLYDLFSHTSIWLLRTDFVLEHPKPLMPNMVYIGGINCQQGKPLLKHFRELREFVNERKNPSGSGRRKVAVSVQAKMLVNKLHGY